The following are encoded together in the Odocoileus virginianus isolate 20LAN1187 ecotype Illinois chromosome 28, Ovbor_1.2, whole genome shotgun sequence genome:
- the LOC110122624 gene encoding tripartite motif-containing protein 64-like, protein MDSDELEAFQQELTCSICMNCFLDPVTIDCGHSFCRPCLSLCWEEGQTPRSCPECRGISERPHFKTNIALKRLASLARQARADHDHCSEEQICETHQEARGLFCEADQTLLCGPCSERPEHAAHSHSPIHRAAEESREKLVKRMRSLWKLREEMQISLNQEANKTQSFENYVALRKVMITVLYQRIPLLLHEDEKLHLEALEREGKEICQQLKESVLRMTQQGESLKEVYRELTAMCHKPDTELLQSLGRVPSCRIESAQLLLPQPVLPELSVWPIPGLIDWLRQFQVYTVLHNERVTHHLPMFEDLRCLLAGPDGPGVDNTPPRSKYFLAWGAESFTSGQHYWEVDVAGCCTWAIGLCSDSWARESGMALDSKGIFLLLCIKENSQYNLFTSFPLLPQYVKKPLGQVGMFLDYEGGILSFFNVANSSLICSFLYCSFSSPLKPFLCSRYPRPEVKTLTLGVRNVNN, encoded by the exons ATGGATTCAGACGAGCTGGAAGCCTTCCAGCAGGAACTCACCTGCTCCATCTGCATGAACTGCTTCCTGGACCCCGTCACCATAGACTGTGGGCACAGCTTCTGCCGTCCCTGTCTGAGCCTTTGCTGGGAAGAAGGCCAGACTCCAAGGAGCTGCCCTGAGTGCAGGGGAATATCAGAGAGGCCCCATTTCAAAACCAATATTGCCCTCAAGAGGCTGGCTTCCCTTGCCAGACAGGCCAGAGCTGACCATGACCACTGCTCTGAGGAGCAGATCTGTGAGACACACCAGGAAGCCAGAGGTCTCTTCTGTGAGGCTGACCAGACCCTGCTCTGCGGGCCCTGCTCTGAACGCCCCGAGCACGCAGCTCACAGCCACAGTCCCATACACAGGGCTGCTGAGGAGTCCCGG GAGAAACTTGTAAAGAGAATGAGATCTTTATGGAAACtgagagaagaaatgcaaatcagtctGAATCAGGAAGCTAACAAAACTCAGTCCTTTGAG AATTATGTCGCCTTAAGGAAGGTCATGATTACAGTTCTATATCAGAGGATACCTCTGTTGCTTCATGAGGATGAGAAACTGCATCTGGAGGCCCTGGAGCGAGAAGGCAAGGAGATTTGTCAGCAACTCAAGGAGAGTGTGTTGAGAATGACTCAACAGGGAGAAAGTCTGAAAGAAGTGTACAGAGAGCTGACTGCAATGTGCCACAAGCCGGACACAGAGCTGCTCCAG TCCTTGGGAAGGGTCCCTTCTTGCAGGATCGAGTCAGCGCAGCTGCTCCTGCCCCAGCCTGTGCTTCCTGAACTCAGCGTGTGGCCCATCCCTGGACTCATAGACTGGCTCAGACAATTCCAAG TGTACACTGTGTTGCATAATGAAAGAGTCACTCATCATCTCCCTATGTTTGAAGATCTGAGATGTCTGCTGGCTGGTCCTGATGGTCCTGGGGTCGACAACACTCCACCAAGATCTAAAtattttcttgcctggggagctGAGTCATTCACTTCCGGCCAGCACTACTGGGAGGTGGATGTGGCGGGCTGTTGCACCTGGGCCATTGGACTTTGCAGTGACTCCTGGGCAAGGGAAAGTGGCATGGCCCTTGATTCCAAGGgaatttttctacttctttgtatCAAAGAGAACAGTCAGTACAATCTCTTTACCTCCTTCCCACTCTTACCTCAATATGTCAAAAAGCCTCTGGGCCAGGTGGGGATGTTCCTGGATTACGAAGGTGGAATCCTGAGCTTTTTCAATGTGGCCAATAGTTCCCTGATTTGTAGTTTCCTCTACTGCTCCTTCTCATCTCCGCTCAAACCTTTTCTTTGCTCTAGATACCCAAGACCAGAGGTCAAAACTCTGACCCTAGGTGTCAGGAATGTGAATAATTGA